Part of the Sporomusa termitida genome, GCCTGCTGCTGCCTGCTCTGGCCGGCGTTGATACTGCCGCCGAGCAGGTGGCGATTGCCAGGGAAAAAGCCGGCATCGCCCCGGAGGCAGCGATTGATTTATATCGCTTTACCGTGACCAGGTATAAGTAAGGCAAAGCAGGTGAAACAGGTGCGCGAGGCGCTCTATTACAGGCAGGACGACAAGGGGATTGCCTGCAGCCTGTGCCCGCAAGGCTGCATACTTTCTGAGGGCCAGACCGGCCTTTGCCGGGTACGCCAAAATACCGGCGGTACATTATATAGTCTGAACTATGGCCAGGCGACAGCCCAGGCCCTTGACCCCATCGAAAAAAAACCGCTCTATCACTTTTATCCTGGCAGCCGCATCCTGTCATTGGGGTCCTGGGGCTGTAATTTTGCCTGCCGGTTTTGCCAAAACTGGCCGATCGCCCACGGCAGTCCACCGGTAACCAGCCTGCTGCCCGCGGCGGCGGCGGCACTGGCCGGGCGGCTGACCGGCAGGGGGAATATAGGGGTAGCCTATACCTATTCAGAGCCTAGTGTCTGGTATGAATATATCCTGGATGCCGCCGGTCTGGTACAGGCCGCCGGTCTCAAAAACGTACTGGTTACTAACGGCTTTATCAACCCGCAGCCCTTACAGCAATTGCTGCCATATATTGCGGCCATGAATATTGACGTTAAAGCGTTTAATAATCAATTTTATCAGCAAATATGTGCCGGCCAGCTTGAACAGGTCAAACAGACCGTCGAACTGGCGGCCCGGCACTGCCATGTAGAGGTTACCACCTTGATTGTGCCGGGGCTTAATGACTCGGCCGCCGAGATTAGTGCTTTGGCCGAATGGCTGGCAGGAATTAGTCCGGATATACCACTCCACCTCTCCCGCTATTTTCCCAACTATAAGCTGGACATCCCGCCCACCCCTGTCAGCACCCTGGCGCAGGCCTGCAACATTGCCCGTCAGGCACTTAATTATGTTTATCCCGGCAATGCGGGCAGCGAGGGATTGGCCACCTATTGCCCGGGCTGTGGCTGTCAGGTCATTGACCGCCTGCAGGCGTTGAGCCGGTTAAACGAAAAAAACTGCCCCCGGTGCGGGCGCAGCATACCGATTACCGGCGAAGTCAGGTTTTGAAGGCAGGAGGCTAACGGCGAATATCTGGGGCCTCTTTTTTTCTTTATAAACAACTATACCAATGTATTATAATTGCAGCGGCAAGCATGGTGATTAGGGCAATAGCCAGGTAGCAGTCCCCGCAGGGGGCTGAAATCAATTGCCACAGGTACCTCGAAAAAATTAATGTATACAAAACACGAAAATACTTGCATTAATATTCACTTATAATGTATTATTATAACATACGAAGGAGTGAGGCCGATGAAAATAAGCATTATAGGCGCAACCGGTTACACCGGTGCGGAACTTTTGCGAATTTTGGCATCCCATCCGGCGGCGGAAGTGCTTTATATTACCTCCGAAAGCCAGCCGGGTACTGCCATTAATGAAATATATCCTCATCTTACACGATTTTACAGCAAAAAACTAGTGAGTTTGGCTGAACTGGAGCAGATAGCAAAGCAGAGTGAGGTTTTATTTATCGGCTTGCCTCATGGTCATGCCATGGAGGTTGGCCGTAAGGCAACAGCTGCTAATCCGGATATAAAGATTATTGACCTTGGCGCCGATTACCGGTTTAAGGATTATGCTGTATATGAACAGTGGTACAAAGTTGCCCATACCCACAAGGAAGCACAAGCCGTGTATGGGTTGACAGAATTAAAGCGCAGCCAGGTCCGTGGAGCGTCAATTATCGGTAACCCCGGCTGCTACACAACCGCCAGCATCCTGGCACTGGCACCGCTGGTGCAGCACCGGCTGATCGACCTGGCTACCATCATCGTTGATGCCAAATCCGGGGTTTCCGGTGCCGGCCGTGGTTTGAACCTGGGGGCGCATTTCACCGAGGTATTTGAAAACGTCAAGGCTTACAATGTCGCCGGCCACCGGCACACGCCGGAGATTGAGGCGGTGCTGGGCGAACTGGCAGGCGAAGACCTTGTCATTAGCTTTACACCCCACCTGATCCCGGTGGCCAGAGGCATTTTAAGCACTTGTTATGCTACCCTGAAACAAGGAGTTACGGCTGCGGCTGTTGACAAAGCCTACAACTCACTGTATGGTGACGAATATTTTATCAGGCTGTTAGGTCCGGGCGGGTATCCTGCCACTAAAAACACCCGCGGCACCAATTTCTGTGACCTGGGCTGGCATATTGACCAACGAACCGGCCGGGTAGTTGCTGTTGCCGCTATCGATAACCTGGTTAAAGGGGCTGCCGGCCAGGCTGTGCAGAATATGAATGTACTGTTTAAGCTTGAGGAACGGACCGGGCTCGACAACGCGCCCTTATATCCGTAGGAGGGAACTGTAATGTTAACTAAAATCACCGGTGGCATT contains:
- the amrS gene encoding AmmeMemoRadiSam system radical SAM enzyme, which encodes MREALYYRQDDKGIACSLCPQGCILSEGQTGLCRVRQNTGGTLYSLNYGQATAQALDPIEKKPLYHFYPGSRILSLGSWGCNFACRFCQNWPIAHGSPPVTSLLPAAAAALAGRLTGRGNIGVAYTYSEPSVWYEYILDAAGLVQAAGLKNVLVTNGFINPQPLQQLLPYIAAMNIDVKAFNNQFYQQICAGQLEQVKQTVELAARHCHVEVTTLIVPGLNDSAAEISALAEWLAGISPDIPLHLSRYFPNYKLDIPPTPVSTLAQACNIARQALNYVYPGNAGSEGLATYCPGCGCQVIDRLQALSRLNEKNCPRCGRSIPITGEVRF
- the argC gene encoding N-acetyl-gamma-glutamyl-phosphate reductase, producing the protein MKISIIGATGYTGAELLRILASHPAAEVLYITSESQPGTAINEIYPHLTRFYSKKLVSLAELEQIAKQSEVLFIGLPHGHAMEVGRKATAANPDIKIIDLGADYRFKDYAVYEQWYKVAHTHKEAQAVYGLTELKRSQVRGASIIGNPGCYTTASILALAPLVQHRLIDLATIIVDAKSGVSGAGRGLNLGAHFTEVFENVKAYNVAGHRHTPEIEAVLGELAGEDLVISFTPHLIPVARGILSTCYATLKQGVTAAAVDKAYNSLYGDEYFIRLLGPGGYPATKNTRGTNFCDLGWHIDQRTGRVVAVAAIDNLVKGAAGQAVQNMNVLFKLEERTGLDNAPLYP